The Colwellia sp. M166 genome segment TTAGGTAAACCCAATTTATTTTTTGGTGTCACTGCTGGCAACATGGACTCGATGATCAATCGCTACACCGCTGAACGCCGTATGCGCCATGATGATGCCTACACACCTAATGATGAAGGTGGCAAACGTCCCGATCGTGCTGTTACCGCTTATACCCAAAAATGTAAAGAAGCCTACAAAGGCGTACCTATTATTATTGGTGGTATCGAAGCAAGTTTGCGCCGAGTTGCTCATTATGATTATTGGTCTGATAAAGTGCGTCAATCTGTATTATTTGACTCAAAAGCGGATCTATTAATTTACGGTAATGCCGAGCGTCCATTAATTGAAATTGCCCATCGTATCGCCAATGGCGACGAGGTTAAAAACATTACCGATGTACGTGGTAGCGCATTTTTAGCCAATCAAGTATTACCCGGCTGGAAAGGCATAGACTCTCGCAGTATTGATAAACCGGGCAAAATTGACCCTATTTACAGCCCATATCAAGATATGACCTCGCCTGATTGCGCCACAACATCTGCCGATGCAGCCGTGAATGCTGCTGATACCATGATAAAAAATGCCGCTGAGAAAGATATTACGAAAACTGCGCAACCTATTCAATTAAGTGAGTTTCGTGCGACAGCGCACAAAAATAAATCATGGTCAGATAAGAAAAAGCCATGGGAAACTACTTATATTAACTTGCCAACATTTGAGCAAGTTAGAGACAACAAAACCCTTTATGCTCATGCTTCGCGTATTTTTCATCAAGAAGTAAATCCGACATCAGCAAAGCCATTAGTGCAAAAGCATGGCAGCCGCTTAATTTGGTTAAATCCGCCAGCAACGCCGCTATCTGAAGCAGAAATGGACGGTGTATTTGGTTTACCGTATCAACGTGTGCCGCATCCAAGTTATGGCAATGCTAAAATTCCTGCCTATGACATGATCAAAACCTCTATCAATATTATGCGTGGTTGTTTTGGTGGTTGTACGTTCTGCTCTATTACTGAGCATGAAGGACGTATCATTCAAAGTCGTAGTGAAGATTCAATTATCGCTGAGATTGAAGATATCAAATTAAAAGTACCTGGTTTTACCGGCGTTATTTCCGATCTTGGCGGACCTACTGCCAACATGTACAAATTGAATTGTAAAAGTGAAAAAGCGGAAGCAACTTGTCGTAAGCCGTCATGTGTTTGGCCAACTATTTGTGGCCATTTAGATACTGACCATACGCCAACCATTAACCTATACCGCAGAGCGCGAAAAATCCCAGGTATTAAGAAGATACTGATTGCTTCAGGCGTCAGATATGATTTAGCGATTGAATCCCCTGAATATGTTAAAGAATTAGCAACTCATCATGTGGGCGGCTATTTAAAAATTGCCCCTGAACATACCGAAGAAGGGCCATTAAATAAAATGATGAAGCCAGGTATGGGCAGCTATAACAAGTTTAAAGAAATGTTTGATCATTACTCAAAACTTGCTGGTAAAAAGCAGTATTTGATCCCCTACTTCATCTCCGCGCATCCAGGGACTACCGATTTAGACATGGTTAATTTGGCACTGTGGTTAAAAGAAAATGACTTTAAGCTCGATCAAGTGCAAAACTTTTATCCGTCACCATTAGCCAATGCCACTACGCTGTATCACACAGAAATTGACTCATTGCGTAATGTTAAGAAAGACAGTGCGACCGTGGCAGTACCAAAAGGAACAATTCAACGTCGTTTGCATAAAGCGATATTGCGTTATCATGATCCGGCTAACTGGGGCATTATTCGTGAGGCATTGAAAAAAATGGGCTTAGCGAGAAAGCTTATTGGTAGCCAGCCGGGTTGTTTAGTGCCGAACGAGAGCAGAAACGAAACCGCGCAAGTGCATTATAAAAATAATGGCAAAGGTAAAAATAACGCGCTGGGTAATAAAACTTCTCCTGGTCAAGAAAAGCGTTATGGTAAAAAGCCAGTAACGGCTAAAAAAGCGAAACCTGGCGATAAAGCAAAACAAGGCTTAACACGTTTTTCTGACAATCAATTTAATGACAGAAAACCGACAAGTCCTGTGAAGAAAAAACGCAATTAATAACAAAAGGCTCTAATTGATTAGAGCCTTTTTTAATATTAATCATGTTCAGGATATTATGAATAATTAATGAGTAGTTACTGAAAGTCATCTGTTAACCAATCGTACATTGAAATTGCATAATTTATCGATAATAACAACGCCCTTTCTTGTTCATTCAACCTATTAAGTAGCCAAATCTTTGGTTTTCCGACTAGAGAATTTATTGCTATAAGCTTGTTTGACTCATATATAAAAACCCCCGAAACACGTTCATTTAATAGCCATAAAGGTTTCTTATGCTGCAAATTAACATCATTATCAAAAACATTAAGTTCTTGTTTCGAAAATTCAATATTGTAAGTGTTATCAGCCTGCCAAAGTTTTGCTGTTCTGCTACGATCAGCTAACTTTTCAATTAGCAAATTCCAAGTTTTATCATTATTAACTATTTTACAAAGTAACTTTGATTGATATGTAATGTTCATTTCAACGTTGCTTTTCTTTTCATGCTCAGTCGCCCCACCAATTAAAACTTCACAAGAAGATGAATACTGTCCGTCATATTGACCGTCTAGCTGAAAAGAATAGTGTTGTTGTGTCATTGTATCCCAACGTTCAACGTCTTTTTGTAAACTTTCACCTAAAAAAGCCCAGTTAAGAAAATAGTTTAGGTATATTTCTCGCTCTTTAACACTAGATTCAGTAGATTGTCCGCTGACATTTGCATTTACAATATGATACTTACCAAGCGCCTGCTCATAAACATCATCTGTTAGACGCCACGTTGGCTCTTTGAAAGTATACAGCAAAGCATTTTCTACAAAATCTGCAGGTGCAACAACAGAGGGTTCGCTAACAGAGACGCAAGCTGTTAGAAGTAATATGCTTGAGCAGCAAGAAAATAAATTTTTAATCATAATGAGTCAACTTATCCATTCGAATTATTATGCAAATTATATTACTCTGCTTATATGTAAGAGTCTGTTTATAATTTATATACCAGTAGATACTATCATGATGTTCATGCTAAAAATCATGTTCCAAGATAAGTTTATTGCCGAAAGTTAGTTCATTGAATCGAGTAGAAAATGATTTTAATTGGAATGTAAAAGATACTACAAGCTTATGTGTTAATACCCACTTCAAATGATTAAGGGTCAACGACCGCATTGTTTAGGTTTGTTAGTCACCAGCCGCTAATCTCAAGCCAAAAAATCACCCACCATCCTTGTCAGGCATGTGTCGAACAAAGCTTCATTGTGGAAACCGCGGGAACTAGATGCTTACTATGGGGATTGTTATACCGTGGTTTGTTGTTAAGTGAAATAATTCTGAGATCATCGAAGGTTGATAAGCTATTTCATTGAGCATAAATCACCTTTACGTATTTTATCATAGCTAGAGTATAGCTGGTTTCTGCCGATTTATGGGCTTTAGGCAGAGTGATCCCTTATCAAGTATTAGATAATATATAATGTCTTGTTACGGCAATTAATTCACAAGTTTCATCGGTGGTACGCGAGGCTTCAACTGACTGATTAAGATTTCTTTGATCACCATTGGCCCGCCACATTCAGGGCAAACAAAAACAGGCTCTTGCTCATGCTTAATAGGGGCAGCTTCAAGTAAGCCCTTAGTTTCAGGAATGACTTCAACCACGTTGAGCAATTGTCGAGCCTTCACCAAGTTCTTTTTACAGCCCGTATTGGCGATCAAACCATAGTGACGAATGCGATGAAAACCTGAAGGTAGTGTGTGTAGCAAAAACCTTCGAATAAACTCATCATTGCTTAGTGTCATAGTACGATATCATCTGGATGCTTTAGCACGGTAATGCTTACAGCGAAATGTTACATTATTGCTATCACTCTTAACTAAACGACTATTAGATATGGCAACCCTATGCGTATAACGTGACAAGTAGGCAAATACAGCTTTTGGCCCAGCAAAGGGACGCTTAGCATAGACAATCCATTCTTTTTTGCGTAATGGCGTAAGCCATTTAGCAAACAATTCCTCATCTTCAAGCGGTTCATCATTACCGAAAAACATCAGCGAATGTTGCTGATATGCTTGAGCTAGTTTTTCTAAATATAAACGCCTAAATAATCGTGATAGTACGCAAACAGGAAGAAAGAACCCTGATTTACATGGTACCCAATGCTCGCCATCAGCAGATAATCCACCTCCAGGTACAATACCATGTACATGCGGGTGATGAGTCATCGTAGAACCCCATGTATGCAGCACAAATGTCACACCAAGTTTAGCCCCAAGACGTTTTACATCAGCACCAATCGTCAGTAATGTTTCTGCTGCAACTTTCAACAATAAACCATACATCACTGATTTGTTGTAATACGCTAAGTTAGCAACCTCTTTGGGCAAGGTGAACACCAAGTGATAATAATCCACAGGCAACAGTTGTGCTTGTCTGGCTTCAAGCCATATTTTTGCTGAGCTTGCTTGGCATTTAGGACAATGACGATTACGGCAGGAATTGTAATATATGTGAATGTGCTCACATGCTTGACAACGTAATATATGCCCACCGAGCACTTGCGTTCGACAGTTTTCAATCGCTGACATGACTTTCAATTGGCTTAAGCCTACATGTCCTTGATTTATATCACGCCATTGCTGTCCATGATGACGAAATATATCGGCTATCTCTAATTGAGGATGAGTCATGATAAATACTCACGACTTGTCCTTCTTTTCTAAGGCATCTAATGGCTAATGACTTCTTGCAATAAATTAGTAGCGACTTGAGCATATAAGGCAGTATTTCCTAATTTAGCGTGCCCAAGTAATATAGTATTACGCGAATATCAACATGGGCTTCAAGTAAGTGAGTGGCAAAGCTATGACACAAAGTATGCATTGATACTTTTTTACTAATACCTGCTTGTTTAGCTGTTTTGACACAAATTCGACTTAATTGTCGAGCCGACATATGGTTAATGGGATCAAGTCCTGGAAACAACCAACCTTCACGATACATTTGTCCGTGTTTATTGGCAAAACACCACCAATGTCATAAATGCTTAAGCAAGGCGGGAGATAACTTAGCGTATCTATCTTTTCTTCCTTTACCTTGTTCAACACGAAGTACCATACGCTCACTATCTACATCACTAACTTTCAGTGATACGACTTCGCTAACGCGAAGCCCTGAGCCATAGGCTACGGAGAATGCTGCATGATATTTTGGGTGTGCGGCAGTGGCAAGGAAGCGTTTCATTTCTTTAAGATTCAGCACTGCATATTCTCATGCATCGCGATCACCTAATACCATCTAAGCCGATCACTTAATACTATCCATCGCGATCACTCAATACCATCGATGCAGATCACTTTTTGGTCAAAATGGTATTGAGTGATCGGCTTGAATGGTATCGTTCAATTTATACTCATTTTTGTCTATCCAGTAGGTGTTTCTAACCGTTATTCTTTTCATTTTTGATGATGAGAATAACCATGCCAACGGCACCTATTTCAATGCGTAAACTTAAAGAGATTTTAAGACTAAAATACGACTGTAAACTCAGTCATCGAAAGATAGCAAACAGCTTATCTATTTCACCTTCAATTGTTTCTAAATATGCCTGTAAATCAGCAGAGTTAGGTATCACTTGCTGGCCGCTTGATGAAAAATGGGATGATCATTCTCTGCAACGAGCATTCTTCAAAACAAAGCCCCGACTAAAAGGCTTTAGTATTCCTGACTGGTTGTTAGTTCAGCAGGAGCTGCGACCCAAAACCATGACGCTATTGCTGCTTTGGCAAGAATACAAAGAGCGACACGAGGAAGGATTTTACAGTTACACCCACTTCTGCCGACAGTACAAGGCATGGCTTAAATGTCAAAAACCGTCCATGCGACAAAACCATAAAGCAGGTGAAAAACTGTTTGTTGATTACTGCGGCCCAACTATGAATATTGTTGATGCTAGTACAGGTGAATACCGTACAGCTCAAGTGTTTGTCGCAGTTATGGGCGCATCTAATTATACGTATGCGGAGGCAACGTATAGCCAAAAGCTAGAAGATTGGGTGATGAGTCATGCTCGCTGTTTTGAGTTTCTTGGTGGTGTGCCAGAGCTGGTAATCCCTGACAACTTAAAAAGTGCGGTAACTAAACCTTGTCGATATGAGCCTGATTTAAATCCAACCTACCAACAATTGGCGACACATTATGATACGGTCATTGTGCCTGCTAGACCTTATAAGCCCAAGGATAAAGCCAAAGCAGAAGTGGGTGTGCAAATTGTCGAACGCTGGATAATGGCACGGCTTCGCAATGAAAGCTTCTTTAGCTTGCGCCAATTAAACCTAAAGATACAAAAACTGCTTGTCGACTTAAACCAGCGGAAAATGAAGAAGCACCCTGGTTCAAGGCTCAGTCAGTTTGAATCCATTGATAAACCTGCTCTCAAACCACTACCCACACAGGCTTACAGTTACACCTTAGTCAAACAAGTAAGCGTGCATATTGATTATCATGTCGAAGTTGAAAAACACTACTACTCAGTACCTCATACCTTGATCAAACAAAAGCTTGAAGCCCATGCCACAGGTCAACTG includes the following:
- a CDS encoding YgiQ family radical SAM protein, encoding MNLASTQKVTPKLFDYPKYWAECYGTAPFLPMSRQEMDVLGWDSCDIILVTGDAYVDHPSFGMAVIGRMLESQGFRVGIIAQPDWKTKDAFMQLGKPNLFFGVTAGNMDSMINRYTAERRMRHDDAYTPNDEGGKRPDRAVTAYTQKCKEAYKGVPIIIGGIEASLRRVAHYDYWSDKVRQSVLFDSKADLLIYGNAERPLIEIAHRIANGDEVKNITDVRGSAFLANQVLPGWKGIDSRSIDKPGKIDPIYSPYQDMTSPDCATTSADAAVNAADTMIKNAAEKDITKTAQPIQLSEFRATAHKNKSWSDKKKPWETTYINLPTFEQVRDNKTLYAHASRIFHQEVNPTSAKPLVQKHGSRLIWLNPPATPLSEAEMDGVFGLPYQRVPHPSYGNAKIPAYDMIKTSINIMRGCFGGCTFCSITEHEGRIIQSRSEDSIIAEIEDIKLKVPGFTGVISDLGGPTANMYKLNCKSEKAEATCRKPSCVWPTICGHLDTDHTPTINLYRRARKIPGIKKILIASGVRYDLAIESPEYVKELATHHVGGYLKIAPEHTEEGPLNKMMKPGMGSYNKFKEMFDHYSKLAGKKQYLIPYFISAHPGTTDLDMVNLALWLKENDFKLDQVQNFYPSPLANATTLYHTEIDSLRNVKKDSATVAVPKGTIQRRLHKAILRYHDPANWGIIREALKKMGLARKLIGSQPGCLVPNESRNETAQVHYKNNGKGKNNALGNKTSPGQEKRYGKKPVTAKKAKPGDKAKQGLTRFSDNQFNDRKPTSPVKKKRN
- a CDS encoding tyrosine-type recombinase/integrase, coding for MYREGWLFPGLDPINHMSARQLSRICVKTAKQAGISKKVSMHTLCHSFATHLLEAHVDIRVILYYLGTLN
- a CDS encoding tyrosine-type recombinase/integrase; translation: MLNLKEMKRFLATAAHPKYHAAFSVAYGSGLRVSEVVSLKVSDVDSERMVLRVEQGKGRKDRYAKLSPALLKHL